A single Populus nigra chromosome 13, ddPopNigr1.1, whole genome shotgun sequence DNA region contains:
- the LOC133670567 gene encoding protein AUXIN SIGNALING F-BOX 2 encodes MNYFPDEVLEHIFDFVTSQRDRNSVSQVCKPWYKIESSSRQKVFVGNCYAISPQRVIERFPGLKSITLKGKPHFADFNLVPNDWGGFVYPWIEAFARNSVGLEELKLKRMIISDECLELISRSFPNFKSLVLVSCEGFTTDGLAAIASNCRFLRELDLQENDVEDHRGHWLSCFPDTCTSLVSLNFACLKGEVNVAALERLIARSPNLRSLRLNHAVPLDVLQKILIRAPHLVDLGVGSYVNDPDSETYNKLVMAIQKCMSVKSLSGFLEVAPHCLSAFHLICPNLTSLNLSYAPGIHGSELIKLIRHCMKLQRLWILDCIGDQGLEVVASTCKDLQEIRVFPSDPYVGNAAVTEVGLVALSSGCRKLHSILYFCQQMTNAALITVAKNCPNFTRFRLCILDPTKADAVTNQPLDEGFGAIVHSCKGLRRLSMAGLLTDKVFLYIGMYAEQLEMLSIAFAGDTDKGMQYVLNGCKKLRKLEIRDCPFGNAALLMDVGKYETMRSLWMSSCEVTLGGCKSLAKKMPRLNVEIINENDQMDVSADDKQKVEKMFLYRTLAGRREDAPEFVWTL; translated from the exons atgaattatttcccAGATGAAGTATTAGAGCATATTTTCGATTTTGTAACATCACAAAGAGACAGGAACTCAGTGTCTCAAGTATGTAAACCATGGTACAAGATCGAAAGTAGTAGCAGGCAGAAGGTTTTTGTAGGGAATTGTTATGCAATTAGTCCTCAGAGAGTGATTGAGAGGTTTCCAGGTTTAAAATCTATTACTTTGAAAGGAAAGCCTCATTTTGCTGATTTTAATTTGGTTCCAAATGATTGGGGAGGCTTTGTTTATCCATGGATTGAAGCTTTTGCAAGGAATAGTGTGGGGTTAGAGGAGCTCAAGTTGAAGAGGATGATAATATCCGATGAGTGCTTGGAGCTCATTTCAAGGTCTTTTCCCAATTTCAAGTCCTTGGTTCTTGTTAGTTGTGAAGGCTTCACTACTGATGGCCTTGCTGCTATTGCTTCTAATTGTAG GTTTCTTAGGGAGCTGGACCTGCAAGAAAACGATGTCGAAGATCATAGAGGCCATTGGCTTAGCTGCTTTCCTGATACCTGTACATCTCTTGTATCACTTAATTTTGCATGTCTCAAAGGAGAGGTCAATGTAGCAGCACTTGAGAGACTTATAGCAAGATCTCCTAATCTGAGGAGTTTGAGGTTAAATCATGCAGTGCCACTTGATgtacttcaaaaaatattgatccgAGCACCTCATTTAGTGGACTTGGGTGTAGGGTCTTATGTAAATGATCCAGATTCTGAGACCTATAATAAATTAGTGATGGCTATTCAAAAGTGTATGTCAGTCAAGAGTTTGTCAGGATTTCTGGAGGTTGCTCCCCACTGCCTATCAGCTTTTCACTTAATTTGCCCAAACTTGACTTCCTTGAACTTAAGTTATGCTCCAGGAATTCATGGTTCCGAGCTCATAAAGCTAATTCGCCACTGCATGAAACTCCAGCGCTTATGG ATACTGGACTGCATTGGAGACCAAGGACTAGAAGTTGTTGCTTCCACTTGCAAGGATTTGCAGGAAATAAGGGTCTTTCCTTCTGATCCATACGTAGGGAATGCAGCTGTGACAGAAGTGGGCTTGGTCGCTCTTTCTAGTGGTTGCCGTAAGCTCCACTCAATTCTATACTTCTGTCAGCAGATGACCAATGCAGCCCTCATCACTGTAGCTAAGAACTGCCCCAACTTTACCCGCTTCCGGTTGTGCATCCTTGACCCCACAAAAGCAGACGCTGTGACCAATCAGCCATTGGATGAAGGTTTTGGGGCTATTGTTCATTCATGCAAGGGTCTCAGGCGGTTGTCAATGGCTGGTCTGCTGACTGATAAAGTTTTCCTCTACATTGGAATGTATGCCGAGCAGCTTGAAATGCTTTCTATTGCATTTGCTGGGGACACTGACAAGGGAATGCAGTATGTGTTGAATGGTTGCAAAAAGCTTCGCAAGCTAGAGATAAGGGACTGCCCTTTTGGTAATGCAGCGCTTTTAATGGACGTGGGAAAGTATGAAACAATGCGATCCCTTTGGATGTCATCGTGCGAAGTTACCCTTGGAGGCTGCAAGTCCCTTGCGAAGAAGATGCCAAGGCTCAATGTGGAGATCATTAATGAAAATGATCAGATGGATGTTAGTGCTGATGATAAGCAAAAGGTAGAGAAGATGTTCCTATATCGGACTTTGGCAGGGCGAAGGGAAGATGCACCAGAGTTCGTTTGGACTTTATAG